One Streptomyces drozdowiczii DNA segment encodes these proteins:
- a CDS encoding VOC family protein has product MTATPKFAHVVFQTSNPSAMRDWYCAVLDGHVVFQNDSLCFITYDEEHHRVALLTPPVPLERKKPTTASAHHVAYTFDHLDSLLARYELLRDKGVVPAVCIAHGVTTSMYYQDPDGGFVEMQIDNFADPDEATGYMEGPEYGADAVGPAFDPEAMLAARRSGAAVDELIHRSWALRSPMPDPMLVLTGTA; this is encoded by the coding sequence ATGACCGCCACACCGAAATTCGCCCACGTCGTGTTCCAGACCAGCAACCCCAGCGCCATGCGGGACTGGTACTGCGCCGTTCTCGACGGGCATGTGGTGTTCCAGAACGACAGCCTGTGCTTCATCACCTACGACGAGGAGCACCACCGCGTCGCACTGCTCACTCCCCCGGTTCCGCTGGAGCGCAAGAAGCCCACGACGGCCTCGGCCCACCATGTCGCGTACACCTTCGACCACCTCGACTCCCTGCTCGCCCGCTACGAACTGCTGCGCGACAAGGGCGTGGTGCCGGCGGTGTGCATCGCCCACGGGGTCACTACCTCCATGTACTACCAGGACCCCGACGGCGGTTTCGTGGAGATGCAGATCGACAACTTCGCCGACCCGGACGAGGCCACCGGCTACATGGAGGGACCGGAGTACGGCGCCGACGCCGTCGGTCCCGCCTTCGACCCGGAGGCCATGCTGGCGGCGCGCCGTTCCGGAGCGGCGGTGGACGAACTGATCCACCGGTCCTGGGCCCTGCGGAGCCCCATGCCCGACCCGATGCTGGTCCTCACGGGGACCGCCTGA
- a CDS encoding fumarylacetoacetate hydrolase family protein: MRIANLSGRLVLVVDGLAVDVEEASGGRFAADPQAVYEQWEEFRRWAARADLPEGRPFDPSLLGAPVPAPRQIVAAGLNYRDHAAESGFALPETMPPVFTKFASSITGPVTEVTLPPGGHTDWEIELVVVIGTRAHRVSAESAWDHVAGLTVGQDISERITQLEGPAPQFSLGKSFPGFAPIGPYVVTPDALDNPDDLGLRCTVNGEEVQKSRTSDLIFSVPELVSRLSSVIPLLPGDIVFTGTPAGVGLGREPQRWLAPGDELVSTIEGIGELRQRFVAQS; encoded by the coding sequence GTGCGCATCGCCAACCTTTCCGGCCGCCTGGTCCTCGTCGTGGACGGTCTCGCCGTCGACGTCGAGGAGGCGAGCGGCGGCCGTTTCGCCGCGGACCCGCAGGCCGTCTACGAGCAGTGGGAGGAGTTCCGCCGGTGGGCGGCGCGGGCCGATCTGCCCGAGGGGCGCCCCTTCGACCCCTCCCTCCTGGGCGCGCCCGTACCGGCGCCTCGGCAGATCGTCGCCGCCGGCCTCAACTACCGCGACCACGCGGCCGAGTCGGGCTTCGCCCTCCCCGAGACCATGCCGCCGGTCTTCACCAAGTTCGCCAGCAGCATCACGGGCCCCGTCACCGAGGTCACCCTTCCGCCGGGCGGTCACACCGACTGGGAGATCGAACTCGTCGTCGTCATCGGCACCCGCGCCCACCGCGTCTCCGCCGAGTCGGCCTGGGACCATGTGGCCGGGCTGACCGTGGGCCAGGACATCTCGGAGCGCATCACCCAACTCGAAGGGCCAGCTCCGCAGTTCAGCCTGGGCAAATCCTTCCCGGGCTTCGCCCCGATCGGGCCGTACGTGGTCACTCCCGACGCGCTCGACAACCCCGACGACCTGGGCCTGCGCTGCACCGTGAACGGCGAGGAGGTCCAGAAGAGCCGCACCAGCGACCTGATCTTCTCCGTACCGGAGCTGGTCTCCCGGCTGTCCTCGGTGATCCCCCTGCTGCCCGGCGACATCGTCTTCACCGGGACCCCGGCCGGCGTCGGCCTGGGCCGTGAACCGCAGCGCTGGCTCGCTCCCGGAGACGAGCTGGTCAGCACCATCGAGGGCATCGGCGAGCTTCGCCAGCGCTTCGTCGCGCAGAGCTGA